A region of Planctomicrobium piriforme DNA encodes the following proteins:
- a CDS encoding Trx7/PDZ domain-containing (seleno)protein, with translation MRGALVAWCLLASVCLAQQQSREEKVLADRAHAAAQGFWIYNDIEQGLVQARLTGKPLLVLLRCIPCEECVKLDDALMEQDPVVRPLLEQFVCVRQVSTNGLDLDLFQYDTDQSFAVFLMNADGTIYGRYGTRSDRTKWEDDVSVVGLGQAMTKALELHRQHGSQAAALAGKKGKPIEFRRPEMAPALREKYSGKLVFETNVVKSCIHCHQIGEARREFYRAEGKPIPEAVLFPYPHPKAIGLKLDPKTCGDVLAVTPDSPADKSGFQRGDRIQRMSGQPILSMADVQWVLHNVDAGGGQVQVDVLRQDRPVSLTLSLPTGWRQADDLSWRVSSWGLSRMVLGGMRLETIPAEERTSLGIMNSSMALRVKSVGQYGPHATAKKAGFLKGDIIVNYDGQTTFANETALFHYAVNAHPAGESVAVDVVREGKTFRLMLPMQQ, from the coding sequence ATGCGTGGTGCCCTGGTTGCCTGGTGTCTGCTCGCTTCCGTCTGTCTGGCGCAGCAGCAGTCCCGTGAGGAAAAGGTTCTCGCCGATCGGGCGCATGCGGCAGCGCAGGGGTTCTGGATTTACAACGATATTGAGCAGGGGCTCGTGCAGGCCCGTTTGACGGGAAAGCCGCTCCTTGTTCTGCTGCGCTGCATTCCCTGTGAGGAATGCGTCAAGCTCGACGACGCCCTGATGGAGCAGGATCCTGTCGTGCGACCGCTGCTTGAGCAGTTCGTCTGCGTACGGCAAGTCTCCACCAATGGTCTCGACCTTGACCTGTTCCAGTACGACACCGATCAGTCGTTCGCGGTGTTCCTGATGAACGCCGATGGAACGATTTACGGTCGCTATGGAACTCGGTCTGATCGCACCAAATGGGAAGACGACGTCTCAGTAGTCGGGCTCGGTCAGGCGATGACCAAAGCCCTCGAACTGCATCGTCAGCACGGCTCGCAGGCCGCGGCCTTGGCCGGCAAGAAAGGGAAGCCGATTGAGTTTCGCCGCCCGGAAATGGCCCCTGCGCTGCGGGAGAAATACTCCGGCAAGCTAGTCTTCGAAACCAATGTGGTGAAGAGCTGCATCCATTGCCATCAGATCGGCGAAGCGCGTCGCGAGTTTTATCGTGCGGAAGGCAAGCCGATCCCCGAGGCCGTGCTCTTTCCCTACCCGCATCCGAAGGCCATCGGACTCAAGCTCGATCCCAAAACATGCGGAGACGTGCTGGCAGTGACACCCGACTCGCCGGCGGACAAGTCGGGGTTTCAGCGGGGCGACCGCATCCAGCGCATGTCCGGGCAGCCGATTCTGTCGATGGCGGACGTGCAATGGGTGCTCCACAACGTGGATGCCGGCGGCGGACAGGTTCAGGTCGATGTTCTCAGGCAAGATCGCCCGGTGTCGCTCACGCTCTCGCTGCCGACAGGCTGGCGACAGGCGGATGATCTTTCCTGGCGAGTTTCCAGTTGGGGATTGAGCAGGATGGTGCTGGGAGGGATGCGCCTCGAAACGATCCCGGCCGAGGAGCGAACCAGTCTCGGCATCATGAATTCCAGCATGGCCCTCCGAGTGAAATCCGTCGGCCAGTACGGCCCTCACGCCACAGCCAAGAAAGCCGGATTCCTGAAGGGGGACATCATCGTGAACTACGACGGCCAAACCACTTTCGCCAACGAAACAGCCCTCTTCCACTACGCCGTCAACGCCCATCCCGCCGGCGAGTCGGTGGCGGTCGATGTTGTACGAGAGGGAAAGACGTTTCGTCTGATGTTGCCGATGCAGCAGTAA
- a CDS encoding Gfo/Idh/MocA family protein encodes MKKVRFGIIGAGAVSDYHHVPGIRMDRRAELVAACDPNAELLEKRRNDWKIDRLYTNYEDIAQDPQVDAVIIATPNDTHHPIALACIAGGKHIMAEKPLGLNAQQSIEMYQAARDKGVKHMTAFTYRFAPSMRYLKHLVKSGMLGQPRHFRSQRFLDWPETSWGWRQYKARAGAGDLFDMTIHRIDLAMDLVGPLSAICGAVAQFCPRDKTTDGKSCPPSEVDDWSALIGRFESGAVGVWEGSTVMKGYHHNGFGHEWAEVNGDEASAVYRLQEPNVILVGKTGETMRPLEVPKEYLVIEGSPRNPNEGVPSTVFRYDLVYELVSAIVEDRPALPGFDHGAQAQIVADAVLRSNETGEWVKLDLNVD; translated from the coding sequence ATGAAAAAAGTCCGTTTCGGCATCATCGGCGCCGGTGCTGTCTCTGATTACCACCACGTTCCCGGCATTCGCATGGACCGCCGTGCCGAACTGGTCGCTGCCTGCGATCCCAATGCGGAACTGCTCGAAAAGCGGCGGAATGACTGGAAGATTGACCGGCTCTACACCAATTACGAAGACATCGCACAAGATCCCCAGGTCGACGCGGTGATCATCGCGACGCCGAACGACACCCATCATCCGATCGCCCTCGCCTGTATCGCCGGCGGCAAGCACATCATGGCCGAGAAGCCGCTCGGGCTGAACGCTCAGCAGTCGATCGAAATGTATCAGGCGGCGCGCGATAAGGGGGTGAAGCACATGACCGCTTTCACCTATCGCTTCGCGCCGTCGATGCGGTATCTCAAGCACCTGGTGAAGTCCGGCATGCTCGGGCAACCGCGGCATTTCCGCAGTCAGCGGTTTCTCGACTGGCCGGAAACGAGCTGGGGTTGGCGGCAATACAAGGCCCGGGCCGGCGCCGGCGACCTGTTCGATATGACGATTCATCGCATCGACCTGGCGATGGATCTGGTCGGTCCGCTCAGCGCCATCTGCGGCGCGGTGGCTCAGTTCTGCCCGCGGGATAAAACGACCGACGGCAAGTCGTGCCCGCCGTCCGAGGTGGACGACTGGTCGGCCCTCATCGGGCGGTTTGAAAGCGGCGCGGTCGGCGTGTGGGAAGGGAGCACCGTGATGAAGGGGTATCATCACAACGGCTTCGGCCACGAATGGGCGGAAGTGAACGGCGACGAAGCTTCGGCCGTGTACCGCCTGCAGGAGCCGAACGTGATTCTCGTCGGCAAGACCGGCGAGACGATGCGTCCGCTGGAAGTGCCGAAGGAATACCTGGTGATCGAAGGGAGCCCCCGCAACCCGAACGAAGGGGTGCCAAGCACGGTGTTCCGTTACGATCTGGTGTACGAACTGGTCTCGGCGATCGTAGAAGACCGCCCAGCCCTCCCCGGCTTCGACCACGGAGCGCAGGCACAGATCGTGGCAGATGCGGTTCTGCGTTCGAATGAGACGGGAGAATGGGTGAAACTCGACCTGAATGTAGATTGA
- a CDS encoding sulfurtransferase: MPANQSTSSQPRPRSPEYRGEGSLKPSAESLISNSPSTSENFSPIVNIAAYKFVELADLPERRASLQALCREHELKGTILLTPEGINLFVAGSRRGVDALLSQLRGDSALADLEVKESLSDEQPFARMLVKIKKEIIAFGIEGIAPASKTSRKIAPQELREWIESGKDIVLLDVRNNYEVGVGTFESALPVDVDNFRDFPEAIERLPGELRDKPVVMFCTGGIRCEKAGPFMEQAGFRDVFQLSGGILKYFEDVGGAHYQGECFVFDQRVALGPDLRETETKQCYACLTPLSVDDQQSPLYDPPHACPHCHLTPEQRLQKLLLQRQQAIATATSPLPGSIPYENPRPLNVPARFDGLTLLQFVQQYHPHLGDEYWAQVCNSGRIRQNGQPVPADHIVRGGEQFAHLQPEGAEPDVNADIRILHEDEALVIVQKPAPLPMHPCGRFNRNSLQWILNSVYAPLKLRPAHRLDANTTGVVVCCKTKYFSQRVQPQFERHEVEKTYQVRVQGIVPWEEFTCDAAISREPTDCGGRDITDDGLAAVTNFERVRVLDDGSTLLRAYPLSGRTNQIRLHLWHLGFPVVGDPLYRPEQQLGDTQTLSDQSVMCLHAQSITFTHPVSKARVTFDAHLPEWWVGSEEQR, from the coding sequence GTGCCCGCCAATCAATCGACTTCCTCTCAACCCCGGCCCCGCTCCCCTGAGTACAGGGGCGAGGGGAGTCTGAAGCCGTCTGCTGAAAGCCTGATTTCAAATTCTCCATCGACGAGTGAGAACTTCTCACCGATCGTCAATATCGCGGCCTACAAGTTCGTCGAGCTCGCGGATCTTCCCGAGCGCCGTGCCAGCCTGCAGGCCCTCTGTCGCGAACATGAACTCAAAGGGACCATCCTCCTGACGCCTGAGGGGATCAATCTGTTCGTGGCCGGATCGAGAAGGGGCGTTGATGCCCTGCTGTCGCAGCTTCGTGGTGACTCTGCACTCGCCGATCTGGAAGTGAAAGAAAGTCTCAGCGACGAGCAGCCGTTTGCCCGCATGCTGGTGAAGATCAAAAAAGAGATCATCGCCTTCGGGATTGAGGGGATCGCGCCGGCCAGTAAGACCTCACGCAAGATCGCCCCGCAAGAACTGCGAGAATGGATCGAGTCTGGCAAGGACATCGTGCTGCTCGATGTGCGGAACAACTATGAAGTGGGGGTCGGAACGTTCGAGTCGGCGTTGCCGGTGGATGTCGATAACTTCCGCGACTTCCCCGAGGCGATCGAACGCCTTCCAGGCGAACTCCGCGACAAGCCGGTCGTCATGTTCTGCACGGGGGGCATTCGCTGCGAGAAAGCGGGGCCTTTTATGGAACAGGCGGGCTTTCGCGATGTGTTCCAGCTCAGCGGCGGGATTCTCAAATACTTTGAAGACGTCGGCGGAGCGCACTACCAGGGCGAATGTTTCGTCTTCGACCAGCGCGTCGCGCTGGGACCGGATCTCCGCGAAACAGAAACCAAGCAGTGCTACGCCTGCTTAACGCCTCTTTCGGTCGACGATCAGCAGTCCCCGCTGTACGACCCGCCGCATGCGTGTCCGCACTGCCACCTGACGCCCGAACAGCGACTTCAGAAACTGCTCCTTCAGCGGCAACAGGCTATCGCAACGGCAACGTCGCCGCTGCCGGGGAGCATTCCATACGAAAATCCTCGCCCATTGAACGTCCCTGCGCGATTCGACGGCCTGACGCTGCTGCAATTCGTGCAGCAATACCATCCGCATCTCGGCGATGAATACTGGGCTCAGGTCTGCAATAGCGGTCGCATTCGCCAGAACGGACAGCCGGTTCCTGCTGACCATATTGTTCGAGGGGGAGAACAGTTCGCCCATCTGCAGCCGGAAGGGGCCGAACCGGACGTCAATGCCGACATTCGCATCCTGCATGAGGACGAAGCCCTCGTCATCGTGCAAAAGCCGGCGCCCTTGCCAATGCATCCTTGCGGGCGATTCAATCGCAACTCGCTGCAATGGATACTGAACAGCGTCTATGCCCCCCTGAAGTTGCGACCGGCTCACCGGCTGGATGCCAACACGACGGGTGTTGTCGTCTGCTGCAAGACAAAGTACTTCTCGCAACGGGTCCAGCCGCAGTTCGAACGTCACGAAGTCGAGAAGACCTACCAGGTCCGCGTGCAGGGAATCGTCCCCTGGGAAGAGTTCACGTGTGACGCCGCCATCTCGCGCGAACCGACCGACTGCGGCGGACGTGACATCACCGATGACGGCCTCGCCGCTGTGACGAACTTCGAACGGGTCCGCGTTCTCGATGACGGCTCAACGCTGCTACGGGCCTACCCTCTCTCCGGGCGGACGAATCAGATTCGGCTGCACCTGTGGCATCTCGGCTTTCCGGTTGTCGGAGATCCGCTCTACCGCCCGGAACAGCAACTCGGGGACACGCAGACGTTGTCCGATCAGTCGGTCATGTGCCTGCATGCCCAGAGCATCACCTTCACGCACCCCGTCAGCAAAGCTCGCGTGACGTTCGATGCCCATCTGCCTGAGTGGTGGGTGGGGTCAGAGGAACAAAGATAG
- a CDS encoding dynamin family protein, with protein MLDSEVRQLELLSAIDALRRRVEEWIDQPSDWESVRRSQLLLRRVMDRVETLRIRMEAPLVVATFGGTGTGKSTLVNALVGEDVTRTGRQRPTTQRPVLITHTQTSPASLGLPLDEVDVVQREADLLRDVVLLDCPDPDTSEGDAPGSNLDRLRTLLPYCDVLLYVSTQQKYRSARVADELKTAASGCRIIFVQTHADLDEDIRHDWQQTLADEYQVPEVFFVDSVKGMQEQLSGRRPSGDMGRLIDLLLNKLGASERVRVRRANVLEMLLAGLSRCQAIIKEKQPSLLEINKVLAAQQLELSRRMAVQLQTELLGNHRLWERRLIASVIDEWGLSPFSCVLRIYNGLGNLLASTMLFRAHSTAQLALLGTVQSVRWFENRRKEQAAESTLQRLGQASLDDSLLREAEIVIRGHVSTAGLSSELLRNRSLTDLRHQAVDVEAEFLGDASRRIDDIIHEQSLQNSRWWIRIGYEVVLSAYLVFVLFRVGKNFFYDSLLYDTHLLTTDFYLAATLFLVLICGVLIVLFTRRLQRGLKTRIRALTDRMVETRLGHGLFPSLEEAVRLAQRQSEELNSLAAETESLRTSLADFSSLGGRQT; from the coding sequence ATGCTCGATTCCGAGGTCCGTCAACTCGAACTGCTGTCGGCGATTGATGCCTTGCGGCGGCGCGTGGAGGAATGGATCGATCAGCCGAGCGACTGGGAATCGGTCCGCCGCAGCCAACTGCTATTGCGACGAGTGATGGATCGGGTTGAGACGCTGCGGATTCGGATGGAAGCGCCGCTCGTCGTTGCGACCTTCGGCGGAACCGGCACCGGCAAAAGCACGCTGGTGAATGCGCTAGTGGGAGAAGACGTCACCCGCACCGGCCGCCAGCGTCCGACGACGCAGCGGCCAGTGCTGATCACCCATACGCAGACGTCGCCGGCCAGTCTCGGGCTGCCGCTGGATGAAGTCGATGTCGTTCAGCGCGAGGCCGACCTGTTGCGGGATGTGGTCCTGCTCGACTGCCCTGACCCCGACACCAGCGAAGGAGACGCACCCGGCAGCAACCTCGACCGTCTCCGCACCCTGCTTCCATACTGCGACGTGCTGCTATATGTGTCGACGCAACAGAAGTACCGCTCGGCTCGGGTGGCCGATGAACTGAAGACTGCCGCGTCCGGTTGCCGGATCATCTTCGTGCAGACGCATGCCGATCTCGATGAAGACATCCGTCACGACTGGCAGCAGACGCTGGCCGATGAATATCAGGTGCCTGAGGTCTTCTTCGTCGACTCGGTGAAGGGGATGCAGGAGCAATTGAGCGGGCGACGCCCCTCTGGCGACATGGGCCGTTTGATCGATTTGCTGCTGAATAAGCTCGGCGCATCGGAACGCGTACGAGTGCGTCGCGCAAACGTACTGGAAATGCTGCTGGCAGGGTTGTCGCGGTGTCAGGCGATCATCAAGGAGAAACAGCCATCGCTGCTGGAGATCAACAAGGTTCTCGCCGCACAGCAGCTTGAACTCAGCCGCCGGATGGCCGTGCAACTGCAGACAGAACTGCTCGGCAATCATCGACTCTGGGAACGCCGTCTCATTGCCAGCGTGATCGATGAATGGGGACTCAGCCCGTTTTCGTGCGTGCTGCGGATCTACAACGGCCTCGGCAACCTGCTGGCGTCGACAATGCTGTTTCGTGCGCACAGCACGGCGCAGCTCGCTTTATTGGGGACTGTGCAGAGCGTGCGGTGGTTTGAGAATCGCCGCAAGGAACAGGCGGCCGAATCGACGCTGCAGCGACTCGGCCAGGCGAGTTTGGATGACTCACTCTTACGCGAAGCGGAAATCGTCATTCGCGGACATGTGTCGACGGCAGGGCTTAGTTCAGAATTGCTCCGCAATCGTTCGCTCACGGATCTGCGACATCAGGCCGTGGACGTTGAAGCGGAATTTCTGGGAGACGCCAGTCGCCGCATCGACGACATCATTCACGAACAGTCGCTGCAAAATTCACGCTGGTGGATTCGTATTGGCTACGAAGTGGTGCTGTCGGCGTATCTGGTGTTCGTCCTGTTTCGAGTCGGGAAGAACTTCTTCTACGACTCGCTGCTGTACGACACCCACCTGTTGACCACCGATTTCTATCTCGCGGCGACGTTGTTTCTGGTGCTGATCTGCGGCGTGCTGATCGTGCTGTTCACGCGACGGCTGCAACGCGGCCTGAAGACCAGAATTCGCGCACTGACCGACCGCATGGTCGAAACCCGACTCGGCCACGGGCTCTTTCCAAGCCTGGAAGAAGCAGTGCGACTCGCCCAGCGCCAGTCCGAAGAACTGAACTCGCTGGCAGCGGAAACGGAATCGCTCCGCACGAGCCTGGCCGATTTCAGTTCCCTCGGCGGCCGGCAGACCTGA
- a CDS encoding TolB family protein — translation MSVRIWLTLLILVCMQAAALADDVASEEARHLSNIRQVTTDFSRAGEGYFSPDDKSIVYQAYPSGYPFYQIYVQALDGGEPKKLSPGRGRTTCAYFTPDGKKILFASAHTHPDMDKLEADAKAEQASGAKRRYQWDFDPYMELYVCNPDGSGMQQLTDSPGYDAEGSYSADGKQIVFTSTRDGDPDLYIMDADGKNVRQLTNVPGYDGGPFFSPDGKWVIFRSDRQQEHMLQLYAISVDGKHEVQLTDDLNTVNWAPYFHPSGKKIIWTRADYARGPQGANFDLWTMDIASTDTTFTGGEVERITFQEKADVLPVFSNDGKKLMWTSSRGADGTSQLWIADWMGK, via the coding sequence ATGAGTGTTCGAATCTGGCTGACATTGCTGATTCTCGTTTGCATGCAAGCTGCGGCATTGGCGGACGATGTTGCGTCTGAAGAGGCACGGCATCTCTCGAACATTCGTCAGGTGACGACCGATTTCTCACGGGCGGGCGAAGGGTATTTTTCGCCGGACGACAAGTCGATTGTCTATCAGGCGTACCCGTCAGGTTATCCGTTCTATCAGATTTATGTGCAGGCTCTGGACGGCGGCGAACCGAAGAAACTCAGCCCCGGTCGCGGTCGGACGACGTGTGCGTACTTCACGCCTGACGGCAAGAAGATTCTCTTTGCCTCGGCGCATACGCATCCCGACATGGACAAGCTCGAAGCAGACGCGAAGGCGGAACAGGCGTCGGGAGCGAAGCGTCGCTATCAGTGGGATTTCGATCCCTACATGGAACTCTACGTCTGCAACCCCGACGGATCAGGCATGCAGCAATTGACAGATTCCCCCGGTTATGACGCCGAAGGGAGTTACTCGGCCGACGGCAAGCAGATTGTTTTCACGTCAACGCGCGATGGCGATCCCGATCTGTACATCATGGATGCCGACGGGAAGAACGTTCGCCAGCTCACCAATGTGCCGGGCTACGACGGCGGGCCATTCTTTTCGCCAGACGGCAAGTGGGTCATCTTCCGCAGCGACCGCCAGCAGGAACACATGTTGCAGCTCTATGCGATCTCAGTGGACGGCAAGCACGAGGTCCAGCTCACCGATGATCTGAATACCGTCAACTGGGCTCCCTACTTTCACCCGAGCGGCAAGAAGATCATCTGGACCCGGGCCGACTACGCGCGCGGGCCGCAAGGGGCAAACTTCGACCTATGGACGATGGACATCGCCAGCACCGACACGACGTTCACCGGCGGCGAAGTGGAGCGGATCACATTTCAGGAAAAAGCAGACGTGTTACCCGTCTTCAGCAACGACGGCAAGAAACTGATGTGGACCAGCAGCCGCGGCGCGGATGGGACGAGTCAGTTGTGGATTGCGGATTGGATGGGGAAGTAG
- a CDS encoding SMI1/KNR4 family protein, translating into MDWKQLLERFEFSPTSGPEPIHRIKSLEARIGVALPHDYRDFLQQVGGGELRDAIVPCTVPTPFGAHNLTWLHSVSELIDLLTSTVAPRNMICFSYGHFGMTGCLSIAGIDHGHVYALDTEMRYFWNDERLSCYPHLDPDIKEFFRMRDAEELPERPWGYENCYHMASSFTEFVQKMATGE; encoded by the coding sequence ATGGACTGGAAACAACTTCTCGAAAGATTTGAATTCAGTCCCACCTCCGGTCCTGAACCCATTCATCGAATCAAATCATTAGAAGCTAGAATTGGAGTCGCTCTGCCACATGACTACCGCGATTTTCTACAGCAGGTAGGCGGCGGCGAACTGCGTGACGCCATTGTTCCATGTACAGTTCCGACGCCATTTGGTGCACACAATTTGACGTGGCTGCACTCCGTTTCAGAATTGATCGACCTGCTGACTTCGACGGTTGCTCCCCGAAATATGATCTGTTTCAGCTATGGTCATTTCGGAATGACGGGGTGCCTGTCGATAGCAGGCATTGATCATGGGCACGTCTATGCTCTGGATACGGAGATGCGATATTTCTGGAATGATGAAAGGTTGAGCTGCTACCCGCATCTGGACCCGGACATCAAGGAATTCTTTCGAATGCGTGACGCGGAGGAGTTGCCAGAACGTCCTTGGGGTTATGAGAATTGCTACCACATGGCAAGCTCCTTCACGGAGTTCGTGCAGAAAATGGCAACAGGTGAGTAA
- a CDS encoding M24 family metallopeptidase, whose amino-acid sequence MATFDLQAVQSALREFQIDGWLLYDFRGINPLARNVLQLPAGAMGSRRWAYGIPAHGEPLKLVHRIEDSALDHVPGQRTIYLRWQEFEAGIASFCQGKKTIAMEYSPGGGNPYISRVDAGTIELVRSFGVDVVSSGNLIQLFEATWSDAQWQQHLQAAVVTHSAYDVAWKLIADKARSGSCVSEKEVEQAIMDHFHAHGLTTYHPPIVARNEHSGSPHYETGTGSDTLIREGDFVLIDLWAKLDQPGSVYSDLTRVGYVGQSVPQKFVDVFQIVAAARDRGIETVRQAFAVGRPIQGAEVDDAVRQVIEQAGYGKYFAHRTGHNIGQEVHGNGAHIDNLETREDRLLLRRTCFSIEPGIYLDDFGVRLEVDVYIDGDGQVQVTGGMLQSEVIPVLSDY is encoded by the coding sequence TTGGCGACTTTTGATTTACAGGCTGTGCAGTCGGCGTTGCGTGAATTCCAGATTGACGGCTGGCTGCTGTACGACTTCCGCGGCATCAATCCGCTGGCGAGGAACGTTCTGCAACTCCCTGCCGGGGCGATGGGTTCGCGGCGCTGGGCCTACGGCATCCCGGCCCACGGGGAACCGCTCAAGCTGGTGCATCGCATTGAAGATTCGGCGCTCGACCATGTTCCCGGGCAGCGGACGATCTATCTCCGCTGGCAGGAATTTGAAGCCGGCATTGCTAGCTTTTGTCAGGGGAAAAAGACGATCGCGATGGAATACTCGCCAGGTGGTGGGAATCCCTATATCTCGCGAGTCGATGCCGGGACCATTGAGCTCGTGCGGTCGTTCGGCGTTGATGTCGTGTCGTCAGGCAACCTGATTCAGTTGTTCGAAGCAACCTGGAGCGATGCTCAATGGCAGCAGCACCTGCAAGCTGCCGTCGTCACTCACTCGGCTTATGACGTCGCCTGGAAGCTGATTGCCGACAAGGCACGCAGCGGTTCCTGCGTGAGCGAGAAAGAAGTCGAACAGGCGATCATGGATCACTTTCATGCTCACGGCCTGACGACTTATCACCCGCCGATCGTTGCCAGAAACGAGCACAGCGGGTCGCCGCATTATGAAACCGGAACCGGCAGCGACACTCTGATTCGCGAAGGTGACTTCGTCTTGATCGATCTCTGGGCCAAGCTCGACCAGCCTGGCAGCGTCTATAGCGATTTGACCCGAGTCGGCTATGTCGGCCAGTCCGTTCCCCAAAAGTTCGTCGATGTGTTCCAGATCGTCGCGGCGGCCCGGGACCGCGGGATCGAGACCGTGAGACAGGCCTTCGCCGTAGGTCGTCCAATTCAGGGGGCCGAAGTCGATGACGCCGTGCGACAGGTGATCGAACAGGCAGGCTACGGAAAGTATTTCGCCCATCGCACCGGCCACAACATCGGCCAGGAAGTCCACGGCAACGGCGCTCACATCGACAATCTCGAGACCAGAGAAGACCGCCTGCTGCTCCGCCGGACCTGTTTCTCAATCGAGCCAGGAATCTATCTCGATGATTTCGGGGTCCGCCTCGAAGTGGACGTGTATATTGATGGAGACGGCCAGGTGCAGGTTACGGGGGGGATGTTGCAGTCGGAAGTCATTCCTGTTTTAAGCGACTACTGA
- a CDS encoding sulfate adenylyltransferase, which produces MMADLIPPHGGLAEPVCCTVSEKDIDAFKAEAQGLKQVPVSSADLSSVYRFADGTLSPLTGPMCRKAYNLVLDESVVEHNGKKYAWTIPIAFPVTSALAKTLTVGEKVALTNPEGEIVATLELSDIYPWDKCKYLSSVYGTGRLDHAGADMVLKGPDAEKAFLVGGTIKALPQPKNPKFGKYVLTPREVRKLLAETGWDSAVAFQTRNPLHRAHEYALVYALEKLLKDGKNAGAVLNPLIGETKGDDVNAVVRMETYEKLISERQMGDGDSDAALWSKRGESVPDRVKLLGLDIKMFYAGPKEAVMHGIYRQNMGYTHIVIGRKHADVPYADGSNIWGDFDAQEIFNKLNGDLKIKPVNVGFAAYYDHMGRVDLMENHKDVKPLFISGKDVRNTLQRGEMVDPRVMRESTSRILAAAMKQ; this is translated from the coding sequence ATGATGGCTGACTTGATTCCTCCCCATGGCGGATTGGCCGAACCGGTCTGCTGCACCGTTTCGGAAAAAGACATTGACGCATTCAAGGCCGAAGCCCAGGGACTCAAGCAGGTTCCCGTCTCGTCCGCCGACCTGTCGAGCGTTTATCGCTTCGCCGACGGCACGTTGAGCCCGCTGACCGGCCCGATGTGCCGCAAAGCCTACAACCTCGTCCTCGATGAATCCGTCGTCGAACACAACGGCAAGAAGTACGCCTGGACGATCCCCATCGCCTTCCCGGTCACCTCGGCTCTGGCCAAGACGCTGACCGTCGGCGAAAAGGTGGCACTGACCAATCCGGAAGGCGAAATCGTCGCCACGCTGGAACTGTCAGACATCTATCCCTGGGACAAGTGCAAGTACCTGTCCTCGGTGTACGGCACCGGCCGTCTCGACCACGCCGGCGCTGATATGGTTTTGAAGGGCCCGGACGCCGAGAAGGCGTTTCTCGTCGGCGGAACGATCAAGGCGCTGCCGCAGCCGAAGAATCCCAAGTTCGGCAAGTATGTGCTGACGCCGCGCGAAGTCCGCAAGCTGCTGGCCGAAACCGGCTGGGATTCGGCCGTCGCTTTCCAGACCCGAAATCCGCTGCACCGTGCTCACGAGTACGCACTCGTGTACGCACTCGAAAAACTGCTGAAAGACGGCAAGAACGCCGGCGCTGTGCTGAACCCGCTGATCGGGGAAACCAAGGGTGACGACGTCAACGCCGTCGTCCGCATGGAAACCTACGAGAAGCTGATCTCCGAGCGCCAGATGGGCGACGGCGACAGCGACGCTGCTCTGTGGAGCAAGCGCGGCGAATCGGTTCCCGACCGCGTCAAGCTGCTCGGCCTGGACATCAAGATGTTCTACGCCGGTCCGAAAGAAGCCGTCATGCACGGCATCTACCGCCAGAACATGGGCTACACGCACATCGTCATCGGCCGCAAGCACGCTGACGTGCCGTATGCCGACGGCAGCAACATCTGGGGCGATTTCGACGCTCAGGAAATCTTCAACAAGCTCAACGGCGACCTGAAGATCAAGCCGGTCAACGTCGGCTTCGCGGCCTACTACGATCACATGGGCCGCGTCGACCTGATGGAAAACCACAAGGACGTCAAGCCGCTGTTCATCTCCGGCAAAGACGTGCGCAACACCCTGCAGCGGGGTGAAATGGTCGATCCCCGCGTCATGCGTGAATCGACGTCGCGAATTCTCGCGGCAGCGATGAAGCAATAG
- a CDS encoding nitroreductase family protein translates to MASLPDPLDHRSSDHDILELFLKRWSPRAMTGDPIPPQTLHRLFEAARWAPSTYNEQEWRFLYAHRESADWKTFFGLLMEANQIWCQHAGVLIVALSKKTFTKNGKPNAVHSLDTGMAVQNLLLQAASIPGLMAHGMGGFDRNKTRVALGVPDDYEIECMIAVGIAGDPEKLPPELKEREIPSQRKPVGEFAKPGRFAF, encoded by the coding sequence ATGGCTTCCTTGCCCGACCCGTTGGATCACCGCAGTTCCGATCACGATATTCTGGAACTGTTTCTCAAACGCTGGTCTCCCCGGGCAATGACTGGAGACCCCATTCCACCGCAGACGCTGCACCGGCTGTTTGAGGCCGCGCGATGGGCTCCGTCGACCTATAACGAGCAGGAATGGCGATTTCTGTACGCCCATCGTGAGTCGGCCGACTGGAAGACCTTCTTCGGCTTGTTGATGGAAGCCAATCAGATCTGGTGCCAGCATGCCGGCGTGCTGATCGTCGCACTTTCCAAAAAGACCTTCACCAAAAACGGGAAGCCCAACGCGGTGCATTCTCTGGATACTGGCATGGCCGTACAGAACCTGCTGCTGCAGGCCGCGAGCATTCCAGGACTGATGGCCCACGGCATGGGGGGCTTTGACCGCAACAAGACTCGCGTGGCGCTCGGAGTTCCGGACGATTACGAAATCGAGTGCATGATCGCCGTCGGCATTGCCGGCGACCCGGAGAAACTACCGCCGGAACTCAAAGAACGCGAAATCCCGTCCCAACGCAAGCCAGTCGGCGAATTCGCCAAGCCTGGCCGGTTTGCGTTTTGA